The Sulfitobacter sp. SK011 genome contains the following window.
ACGCACACTGGTTTCGAAGGTTTGTGGTTTCGCAATGCAAAGCGGGTGCATCTGGGCATGTTTCACCACCAGATACATCACAGGTATTTCGAAGTGAATTATGGCAATCTGGATGTGCCCTGGGACAAGCTGTTTGGGTCGTTCCACGACGGGACCCCAGAGGGCAAGGCGCGGATGCGCGCGCGGCTGCAGGCACGAAAGCGCTGAATTGTTGAGCGGTTGCTAACCTTTGGCTGCTTTGATTTTCTGGCAACACCCAATATCCGAGCAGGGATCCTGAATGAATTTCCTTTTTGTGCACCAGAACATGCCGGGCCAATACCGTGAATTGGTGCAATGGCTCGCAGCGCGTGGGGGGCATAAGATATATTTTCTCACGCAGCGCAAAAACGCGCCTAGCCTTAATGGGATTGAGACCCGTTTGTACAAGACGCACCGCAGCGCCACCAAAGAGTCCTACGGATTGTCGCGGGTGTGGGAAGAGGCAACAGGGAACGGATTTGGTGCGGCGCTGGCCGCCAAAGAGCTTGAGACCAAAGAGGGTTTCAAGCCTGACATCGTGATCGGCCACGTGGGTTGGGGCGAATTGACGTTTATCAAGCAGATCTGGCCCGATGTGCCAGTTATCGGCTTGTTTGAATTCTATTATAACCTTGGCGGAGGGTTGGTCGGGTTTGACCCCGATGAGCCGATCTCGGACCATACGCCATTCCTGATGCAGGCGCGCAATGCGGTGCCGCTGGCCAACATCGAGACTGTCGATATGGGGCATTGTCCGACCCTCTGGCAGCGTGACCAATTCCCAAGCAGCTTTCATGACCGCATGTACGTCTGCCACGATGGCATTCGTACTGACAAGTTGCGGCCCAATCCGAAGGTAACATTGGGGCTGGGTCGATTGGGGCGCGAACTGACCCGAGATGATGAGGTGATCACTTACGTCGCACGCAATCTGGAAAAAGCGCGCGGCTTTCACGTCTTTATGCGGGCGCTGCCGGGGATATTGAAAGAACGCCCAAATGCGCGGGTGCTGATTGTCGGGGGCAATGACACGTCTTATGGCGGCAAAAGCAAACACCGGGCCGGGATGCGCGCCGAAATGGAAGCTGAAGTTGGTGCTGACATTGATTGGGACCGCGTGCACTTTCTGGGTCAGGTGCCATATCCGGATTATCAAAAAATCATCCAGATCAGCAGGTGTCATATCTATCTGACGATGCCCTTTGTGCTGTCCTGGTCGCTGTTGGAATCGATGTCGATGGGGGCGGTCATCGTGGCCTCTGATGTGGCCCCGGTGCGCGAGGCGATTACAGACGGAGAGACCGGGCTTTTGGTTGATTTCTTTGATCACAATGCGATTGCGTCACGCGTTGTTGATGTGCTTGCCCGACCCGAGGAGTTTGCACATCTGCGCCAGGCGGCAAGAGATCACGTCATTAAAAAATACGACTTTCTGACCAGATGCCTGCCGCAGCATATTGCACAGATCAACGCGCTGGTGCCTCGCGGGAAACAGATAGAAATCCCTTAGTCAGAGATGTTGTTGCCGACCGAAATCAGACCAAATGCCGACCCGACCAGACCCAGAATGGTGCGTGTGTTTGTGATCGGGCTTTCCGTCGCCAGCACCAAATCGCCGGACAGAAGGTGAAAATTCCCTGCCGAGAACAATCCGTCTGATGTGGTCAGATCTAGGGTGAACACAACCCGGGTTTTTTCAGGCCCCCGGATGCCATCGCTGAGGGCAGTTGAACTGTATTCGCGCAGGATCAGGATGCCTTGGGGGTCGGCGCGGCTGTCGTTCACGCCGCCAATGATGGCCAGCGCGTCAAGGGCAGACACGTCATCGCGGTTAAAAGAGAATTGCGCCTCGCGTCCGGCGGCACCGAGCGACAGGAAGTAGCGGCGGTCGCCCTCCACGATGACCTTGTCGCCACCGCGCAGACGGGTGTCGAGGGACGGATTGTCATAAAGCCGGTCAACGGACGTGGCATAGATTTTTTGGCCGCGGACAAGTTTGACCTGAGGGTTTTCCAAGGTGCTGCTGACGCCGCCACCTGCGGAAATGGCCGACAGTACCGAAAAATTCTGATCTGGCATGACGATGTTGCCGGGATTATTGACGCCACCGACCAGATCGATTGAATTTGCACGCCCCTCGGCCATCGCAAGCTGCACCTGTGCAGAGGGCACAATCGCTTCAACCTGACGCTGGATCAATGCGCGGGCGCTGTCGGGGGTGCGGCCGGATACCTTTACCTTGCCGACGTAAGGCACAAAGATGCTCCCGCTTTCGGACACACGGATCGAAGGCAGTGTCGCAACGCGCTGTTCGGCCCCCGTCAGCAAAGAATTTTCACCGCTGTCCCAGACCAACAAATCCAGGCTGTCACCGGGGCGGATCACCTGGGCGTTTGATCCGTGACTGTGGCTGATCCAACTGTATCTGCGCGATCCACTATGGGGCCATGTCGCAACGTTTGGCAAAAAATTGCGGGTTACAGGGTACACGGCAATGTCGGCGGCCGGTTGGTTCGCGTTCTTTAATATTTCTCTTTCGACCGCTGCCCCACGGGGCAACGAGCCGCACCCGGCCAAGGTGACCGTCAGCAGAATGCAGACGAGTATTCTGAAACTTGGGCCCATATCTGCGCAACCGCTCTTCATTGTTAATCAGGCGTTAATTGTTTGCAGTCTTATTGCTTAAAACACGCAAAAGGTAAGGCGTTCAATCTAATTCTATCTAAAGGTGTGATTGGTTGCGCAAATGATACGAAACGAGGCCCGGCACAAGTGATTGCGAACCTGTCTAGCGGAACTGGCAAAGTCGTGTTGTTGGGGGCATCTGGAAAACTGGGCCAAATGCTTCGTCAGATGTGGCCGGTTCCGGATGATCTGGTGTGTCACAGCCGATATGAACGGCCGGGGTTTGTCTCTTTCGATCTTTGTCGCGATCTTGATGCGGCGCGCAAACACCTTGAACACGCGCGCGCCGTGGTTTGTTTGTCCGGGGTGACACCACGCCATGCTAGCCAAAGTGGTGATGCATTATCGTTGAACACAGATCTGGCCTTGGCCGCCGTGCATGCAGCGCATGGTGCCGGAGTTGGGCGGGTGTTTTTGGTGTCCTCCGCTTCGGTTTATGGACGGGCGGGTGGCGTTCTGCATGAAAGCGGCAGATGCGAACCGCTATCAGACTATGGGCGGGCCAAGCTTGACATGGAAAAGGCCGGGCTGAAGGAAGCCTTGGACATTGGACAGCAGACGACCGTGCTTCGGATTGGAAACGTTGCTGGCGCAGATAGCATTTTGGGCGGCTGGACCGCTGATATGGCAATCGATCAACTGTCTGATGGGCGGACCCCACGGCGCAGCTACATTGGCCCAGAGGCATTGGCGAGTGTTGTTTGCCGTCTGACCCAAGTGGTCGGTTTACCGGATATCATGAATGTTGCTGCACCGGGCACGGTTGAAATGGGCAGGCTTTTGGATGCTGCCGACTTGCCATGGGTGCCGCGCAAAGCCGCTGAGAATGTGATCGAAGACGTTGAGCTTTCGACCGGGCGGCTTGGACAACATGTGCGCGGCGGCGCGCTGATTTCTACCGCTGCCGGTCTGGTGGCGGAATGGCGTCGATTTACCCAGAACGACAGAGGGCACCAACATGACCTTGCGCAAGCGTATCTTTGACCTGTTCTTTGCCAGCATATTGGTGGTCATTCTTGGGCCGGTCCTGCTTTGCCTGCTGGCCTATTTGCTGATCAAAGAGGGGCGACCGCTGTTTCATGTGGCCGAACGGATGCGAGGGCAGAGCGAACCGTTCAGCCTATGGAAATTAAGAACAATGACCGTGGTTGATTTCGACAGAGGCGTGTCAGGCGGTGACAAATTGGCACGGGTTACGCGGACAGGTGCGTGGTTGCGCAGCAAAAGGTTGGATGAATTCCCTCAACTTTGGAACATTCTGCGCGGTGATCTGAGCTTTGTCGGGCCGCGTCCGCCGTTGCGCGAATATGTAGAACGGTTTCCTGACATTTATGACGAGGTCCTGAAATCGCGTCCGGGTGTGACGGGGTTGGCCACGATCCGGTTCCACAAACACGAAGAACGGTTGTTAGGGCGATGTGAATCGCCAGATGAAACGGATGATATCTATTGCCGGATCTGCGTGCCGCGAAAGGCGCGTCTTGATTTGATCTACCAGCGCAACCAATCGATCTGGTTTGATATCGATCTCGTATTTAAAACTATTGTTAACCTTTTTAAGCGTAAAAGTAGAATATAAATCTACTTAAGGTTGCATCATCTTTTCACCTTTGCAAAATAGAGTCGTAGGCACGGTGGCCAATGCCGGGTGCCGAGCTTTCGGGGGGGTCATGAAAACTGTTGTTTGAGGTTTGAAGCAAAGGTTGCGAAGCGTTGAAGAGTAAAAGGCATTATCCCGTGTTAGACCTGATCAAGGCCCTGACAAAGCCCCAAAAACGCATGATTATGCTGTTTCTCGACGCAATTCTGATCATGTTATCGATGCTATGTGCGCTGGCGGCGGTGGGCTTGCCTGCTGGGCTGGGTGCCAGTCTTATCATTTATTTTCCGGTACTGCCCTATGTTCTGGTCAGTGGTGCGGCCGCCTCTCATTGGCTCGGTGTGTGCTCAATTCGGCTGAAAGCCTATGAAACTGCAGCAATTGGGGTGACCGCCGTCTATGCGCTGCTTCTCGCCATCGC
Protein-coding sequences here:
- a CDS encoding glycosyltransferase family 4 protein; amino-acid sequence: MNFLFVHQNMPGQYRELVQWLAARGGHKIYFLTQRKNAPSLNGIETRLYKTHRSATKESYGLSRVWEEATGNGFGAALAAKELETKEGFKPDIVIGHVGWGELTFIKQIWPDVPVIGLFEFYYNLGGGLVGFDPDEPISDHTPFLMQARNAVPLANIETVDMGHCPTLWQRDQFPSSFHDRMYVCHDGIRTDKLRPNPKVTLGLGRLGRELTRDDEVITYVARNLEKARGFHVFMRALPGILKERPNARVLIVGGNDTSYGGKSKHRAGMRAEMEAEVGADIDWDRVHFLGQVPYPDYQKIIQISRCHIYLTMPFVLSWSLLESMSMGAVIVASDVAPVREAITDGETGLLVDFFDHNAIASRVVDVLARPEEFAHLRQAARDHVIKKYDFLTRCLPQHIAQINALVPRGKQIEIP
- a CDS encoding polysaccharide biosynthesis/export family protein, which translates into the protein MIRPGDSLDLLVWDSGENSLLTGAEQRVATLPSIRVSESGSIFVPYVGKVKVSGRTPDSARALIQRQVEAIVPSAQVQLAMAEGRANSIDLVGGVNNPGNIVMPDQNFSVLSAISAGGGVSSTLENPQVKLVRGQKIYATSVDRLYDNPSLDTRLRGGDKVIVEGDRRYFLSLGAAGREAQFSFNRDDVSALDALAIIGGVNDSRADPQGILILREYSSTALSDGIRGPEKTRVVFTLDLTTSDGLFSAGNFHLLSGDLVLATESPITNTRTILGLVGSAFGLISVGNNISD
- a CDS encoding NAD(P)-dependent oxidoreductase, encoding MIANLSSGTGKVVLLGASGKLGQMLRQMWPVPDDLVCHSRYERPGFVSFDLCRDLDAARKHLEHARAVVCLSGVTPRHASQSGDALSLNTDLALAAVHAAHGAGVGRVFLVSSASVYGRAGGVLHESGRCEPLSDYGRAKLDMEKAGLKEALDIGQQTTVLRIGNVAGADSILGGWTADMAIDQLSDGRTPRRSYIGPEALASVVCRLTQVVGLPDIMNVAAPGTVEMGRLLDAADLPWVPRKAAENVIEDVELSTGRLGQHVRGGALISTAAGLVAEWRRFTQNDRGHQHDLAQAYL
- a CDS encoding sugar transferase, producing MTLRKRIFDLFFASILVVILGPVLLCLLAYLLIKEGRPLFHVAERMRGQSEPFSLWKLRTMTVVDFDRGVSGGDKLARVTRTGAWLRSKRLDEFPQLWNILRGDLSFVGPRPPLREYVERFPDIYDEVLKSRPGVTGLATIRFHKHEERLLGRCESPDETDDIYCRICVPRKARLDLIYQRNQSIWFDIDLVFKTIVNLFKRKSRI